A region from the Lemur catta isolate mLemCat1 chromosome 7, mLemCat1.pri, whole genome shotgun sequence genome encodes:
- the CD3E gene encoding T-cell surface glycoprotein CD3 epsilon chain isoform X3, which produces MQSGTLWRVLGLCLLSVGAWGQEDNEETGGISWRPYQVSISGTTVEVTCPLDLGSEITWERNGQTLSEHQNEKQLLQKEFSEMEDNGYYICYTGNSKETSHYLYLRARVCEKCVEVDVTAVATVIIVDVCFTLGLMMFVYYWSKNRKAKAKPVTRGMGGGGRPRGQNKERPPPVPNPDYEPIRKGQRDLYSGLNQRGV; this is translated from the exons ATGCAGTCGGGCACTCTCTGGAGAGTTCTGGGACTCTGCCTCTTATCAG ttgGTGCTTGGGGGCAGGAAG ataatGAAGAAACTG GTGGTATTTCATGGAGAC CATATCAAGTCTCCATCTCAGGAACCACAGTGGAAGTGACGTGCCCTCTGGACCTTGGATCTGAGATAACCTGGGAAAGAAATGGTCAAACATTATCCGAGCATCAGAATGAGAAGCAGCTATTACAGAAGGAATTTTCAGAGATGGAGGACAACGGTTATTATATCTGCTACACAGGCAACTCGAAGGAAACGAGCCACTATCTCTACCTGAGAGCAAGAG tgtGTGAGAAGTGCGTGGAGGTGGATGTGACGGCGGTGGCCACAGTTATCATAGTCGACGTCTGCTTCACTCTGGGCTTGATGATGTTTGTTTATTACTGGAGCAAGAACAGAAAGGCCAAGGCCAAGCCTGTGACGCGAGGCATGGGTGGTGGTGGCAGGCCCAGGG GACAAAACAAGGAGAGGCCACCACCTGTTCCTAACCCAGACTACGAG CCCATCCGGAAAGGCCAGCGGGATCTGTATTCTGGCTTGAATCAGAGAGGCGTCTGA
- the CD3E gene encoding T-cell surface glycoprotein CD3 epsilon chain isoform X2, whose protein sequence is MEDNGYYICYTGNSKETSHYLYLRARVCEKCVEVDVTAVATVIIVDVCFTLGLMMFVYYWSKNRKAKAKPVTRGMGGGGRPRGQNKERPPPVPNPDYEVTAHPERPAGSVFWLESERRLRTDCQERYFPLAPLPAPCFSLLPGQVLDPMRGLFLNRMVNSYPTALSPAPSFLPALLALDIAASLSFETSLVMPSHLACPSCQDIYFCYSLPANSSCPPWMSLLPSALFFCM, encoded by the exons ATGGAGGACAACGGTTATTATATCTGCTACACAGGCAACTCGAAGGAAACGAGCCACTATCTCTACCTGAGAGCAAGAG tgtGTGAGAAGTGCGTGGAGGTGGATGTGACGGCGGTGGCCACAGTTATCATAGTCGACGTCTGCTTCACTCTGGGCTTGATGATGTTTGTTTATTACTGGAGCAAGAACAGAAAGGCCAAGGCCAAGCCTGTGACGCGAGGCATGGGTGGTGGTGGCAGGCCCAGGG GACAAAACAAGGAGAGGCCACCACCTGTTCCTAACCCAGACTACGAGGTAACAG CCCATCCGGAAAGGCCAGCGGGATCTGTATTCTGGCTTGAATCAGAGAGGCGTCTGAGGACAGACTGCCAAGAACGCTACTTCCCACTGGCTCCTCTCCCGGCACCCTgcttctccctgctccctgggcaAGTCTTGGACCCCATGAGAGGATTGTTCCTGAACCGCATGGTGAACTCATACCCTACAGCCTTGtccccagctccctccttcctgcctgctctGCTGGCATTGGACATTGCTGCTTCCTTGTCCTTTGAAACATCGCTAGTTATGCCTTCACACCTGGCCTGCCCCTCTTGTCAggatatttatttctgttattcaCTCCCTGCCAATTCCTCCTGTCCCCCATGGATGTCACTTCTCCCTTCAGCTCTCTTTTTCTGTATGTAA
- the CD3E gene encoding T-cell surface glycoprotein CD3 epsilon chain isoform X1 — protein sequence MQSGTLWRVLGLCLLSVGAWGQEDNEETGGISWRPYQVSISGTTVEVTCPLDLGSEITWERNGQTLSEHQNEKQLLQKEFSEMEDNGYYICYTGNSKETSHYLYLRARVCEKCVEVDVTAVATVIIVDVCFTLGLMMFVYYWSKNRKAKAKPVTRGMGGGGRPRGQNKERPPPVPNPDYEVTAHPERPAGSVFWLESERRLRTDCQERYFPLAPLPAPCFSLLPGQVLDPMRGLFLNRMVNSYPTALSPAPSFLPALLALDIAASLSFETSLVMPSHLACPSCQDIYFCYSLPANSSCPPWMSLLPSALFFCM from the exons ATGCAGTCGGGCACTCTCTGGAGAGTTCTGGGACTCTGCCTCTTATCAG ttgGTGCTTGGGGGCAGGAAG ataatGAAGAAACTG GTGGTATTTCATGGAGAC CATATCAAGTCTCCATCTCAGGAACCACAGTGGAAGTGACGTGCCCTCTGGACCTTGGATCTGAGATAACCTGGGAAAGAAATGGTCAAACATTATCCGAGCATCAGAATGAGAAGCAGCTATTACAGAAGGAATTTTCAGAGATGGAGGACAACGGTTATTATATCTGCTACACAGGCAACTCGAAGGAAACGAGCCACTATCTCTACCTGAGAGCAAGAG tgtGTGAGAAGTGCGTGGAGGTGGATGTGACGGCGGTGGCCACAGTTATCATAGTCGACGTCTGCTTCACTCTGGGCTTGATGATGTTTGTTTATTACTGGAGCAAGAACAGAAAGGCCAAGGCCAAGCCTGTGACGCGAGGCATGGGTGGTGGTGGCAGGCCCAGGG GACAAAACAAGGAGAGGCCACCACCTGTTCCTAACCCAGACTACGAGGTAACAG CCCATCCGGAAAGGCCAGCGGGATCTGTATTCTGGCTTGAATCAGAGAGGCGTCTGAGGACAGACTGCCAAGAACGCTACTTCCCACTGGCTCCTCTCCCGGCACCCTgcttctccctgctccctgggcaAGTCTTGGACCCCATGAGAGGATTGTTCCTGAACCGCATGGTGAACTCATACCCTACAGCCTTGtccccagctccctccttcctgcctgctctGCTGGCATTGGACATTGCTGCTTCCTTGTCCTTTGAAACATCGCTAGTTATGCCTTCACACCTGGCCTGCCCCTCTTGTCAggatatttatttctgttattcaCTCCCTGCCAATTCCTCCTGTCCCCCATGGATGTCACTTCTCCCTTCAGCTCTCTTTTTCTGTATGTAA